A stretch of Aedes aegypti strain LVP_AGWG chromosome 2, AaegL5.0 Primary Assembly, whole genome shotgun sequence DNA encodes these proteins:
- the LOC5570794 gene encoding TPPP family protein CG45057 isoform X1: protein MYSHVAVHRSIIMSDDKQNGSDIVDRAAVEVAQMALESNEDATAAPAASKVTAEDAGGKGAAPKKEENGTPKAAPVSIAAFKEQFKAFSKFGDTKSDGKHLTLSQSDKWMKQAKVIDKKITTTDTGIHFKKLKSMKLSFADYNTFLEDLAKTKKVELDEIKSKMANCGAPGIHNATPGKAAETVARLTDTSKYTGSHKQRFDETGKGKGIAGRKDLPDGSGYVTGYQHKNTYDKTH, encoded by the exons ATGTATTCTCATGTGGCTGTTCATCG GTCCATCATAATGTCCGATGATAAACAGAACGGTTCAGACATTGTGGATAGAGCTGCCGTGGAAGTAGCTCAGATGGCGTTGGAGTCGAATGAAGATGCCACTGCAGCACCTGCTGCTTCAAAAGTAACTGCCGAAGATGCTGGAGGAAAAGGTGCTGCTCCCAAGAAAGAAGAGAATGGTACCCCGAAAGCCGCACCGGTATCGATTGCTGCCTTTAAAGAGCAGttcaaagcattttcaaagtttgGAGACACCAAGTCCGATGGAAAGCACTTGACCCTTTCGCAGAGTGATAAGTGGATGAAGCAGGCCAAG GTCATTGATAAGAAAATAACAACTACAGATACTGGAATCCATTTCAAGAAACTGAAATCGATGAAACTGTCCTTTGCGGACTACAATACTTTCCTGGAAGATTTGGCCAAAACTAAGAAAGTTGAGCTGGAcgaaatcaaaagcaaaatggCAAACTGTGGAGCTCCGGGAATCCACAACGCTACG CCCGGAAAAGCGGCCGAAACGGTGGCGCGGCTGACAGACACATCGAAGTACACCGGTTCCCACAAGCAGCGGTTTGACGAAACTGGAAAGGGAAAAGGAATTGCCGGCAGAAAAGATCTTCCCGACGGTTCGGGTTATGTAACGGGATACCAGCATAAGAACACATATGACAAGACGCACTAG
- the LOC5570794 gene encoding TPPP family protein CG45057 isoform X2: MSDDKQNGSDIVDRAAVEVAQMALESNEDATAAPAASKVTAEDAGGKGAAPKKEENGTPKAAPVSIAAFKEQFKAFSKFGDTKSDGKHLTLSQSDKWMKQAKVIDKKITTTDTGIHFKKLKSMKLSFADYNTFLEDLAKTKKVELDEIKSKMANCGAPGIHNATPGKAAETVARLTDTSKYTGSHKQRFDETGKGKGIAGRKDLPDGSGYVTGYQHKNTYDKTH, from the exons ATGTCCGATGATAAACAGAACGGTTCAGACATTGTGGATAGAGCTGCCGTGGAAGTAGCTCAGATGGCGTTGGAGTCGAATGAAGATGCCACTGCAGCACCTGCTGCTTCAAAAGTAACTGCCGAAGATGCTGGAGGAAAAGGTGCTGCTCCCAAGAAAGAAGAGAATGGTACCCCGAAAGCCGCACCGGTATCGATTGCTGCCTTTAAAGAGCAGttcaaagcattttcaaagtttgGAGACACCAAGTCCGATGGAAAGCACTTGACCCTTTCGCAGAGTGATAAGTGGATGAAGCAGGCCAAG GTCATTGATAAGAAAATAACAACTACAGATACTGGAATCCATTTCAAGAAACTGAAATCGATGAAACTGTCCTTTGCGGACTACAATACTTTCCTGGAAGATTTGGCCAAAACTAAGAAAGTTGAGCTGGAcgaaatcaaaagcaaaatggCAAACTGTGGAGCTCCGGGAATCCACAACGCTACG CCCGGAAAAGCGGCCGAAACGGTGGCGCGGCTGACAGACACATCGAAGTACACCGGTTCCCACAAGCAGCGGTTTGACGAAACTGGAAAGGGAAAAGGAATTGCCGGCAGAAAAGATCTTCCCGACGGTTCGGGTTATGTAACGGGATACCAGCATAAGAACACATATGACAAGACGCACTAG